Genomic window (Rosa chinensis cultivar Old Blush chromosome 6, RchiOBHm-V2, whole genome shotgun sequence):
gagaaatatatTGAAGGTAGCTATGACTTTGACCTTGACTTTGTCTTGGTTTTAAAAATTACAGAGACGACTTGATATCATTGGCTATGTTTTGAGCATCCTCCCTAGATCCGTATAGTCCTCTTCTTGATAGTCCCACACAATACAAACCCTTCTGTCCTTTCCAATGGTTTGGAAAACTTGGTCTTGGAATCCCATCTTCTTTCAAAAGATAGTCATCCCCCtagtcaaaataaataaatccataTCAGTTGAGGCCAAAAAACAACTACACTTTGTTTATTGTAATTGATTAGTATAATCACCTTGAGCCACAAACTTGTTGATCTCTTGAATCCGGTGCAGAAAACGATGGACTCAAACTGGTATGACTTCCCATTTTTGAGTTCCACATCGTTTCCTCTTATGCTGCCTATTTCTGCGGGTAAAATCTGCATGGATAAGAAAGCATTACAAGTCGTTGTTTTAGACttctatttaattaattatccTGTTAATACAGACTCGAAACAATAAAACCGAAAAATGCGTATGGAGCAGAggatcttgtttttttttacctGAATCTCGCCGGACTTGATCTTACTACAGGTGCCGACATCAATGGCCGGATACTTGCCGTACTTGATCTTCATAAAGAAAGGACCCTCTTTTGGCCTAGCTATCCCATACTTGGTCAGGTCTCCATAAACCAGCTTGCTAAGCAAAACCATAAAAGAATCCACTTTGCTTAATGAAAGATATCTCAACAAAACCAAGGCCAAGTATACCATCCTCCTTGACAAAAAATGAACCTGCATATCACATCATTTCATATAATGTAAAGCTAAATCGTATATTTAACCACAAAATATCATACATGGCAAATGAAGGCAAGTCAGATTTGACTATTTAATTACCGGGCTTCGAACAATGATTGAAGTCTTTGCACCATGGTTTGCCAGATCCAAAGCAATTTCCATGCCGGAATTCCCAGAGCCGACAACCAAAACATTCTTGTTCTTGAACTCAACCCCGGATTTGAATCGGGTCGAGTGAAGAACCTCCCCATCAAAACTACTCAACCCTTCAATCTCTGGCACATATGGATTTGTTGTTTCACCAGAAGCCACCACCAAAAACCTTCCCAAAAACTCCTCCTCCTCACCACCACAGCCCTCCTCCTTGTTCATCGTCTTCACAACCCATCTCTCAGAATCCTGATCATAACTTGCAGACTCGACATTTCTCTGGTACATGGGACTGATCTTGAAATGTGCAACGTAGTCATCCAAGTACTGAATGTACTGTTTTTTGGGTAGATACGTGGGACAAGAGGACGGGAATGACATGTGGGGGAGCTCACAGAATTGCTTCTGAAGGTGAAGGTGGAGACGGTCGTAGGAGTACTTCTTCCAAAGAGAAGCAAAACAGTCATCTCTTTCGAGAAGTAGGTATGGGATTTCGAGCCGGCTGAGACAGCCAGCCACGGCGAGGCCGGACGGGCCGGCCCCGACTATTATCACCACCGCTTCCGGCATCTTTCGGTTGTGTGTAGTAGTAGTGTGCACTTTTAGCAAGGTAGGGATTAATCTTAGTCTCTATATATAGCTTTCTTAACATGAGCAGCAAGATTGGGACTTGGGAGTAGGTTGTAGTAGAGGCACCGTTTGGAAAGTCTTAAAGGTAAATTCTACACTATTAAAGGTGAGAATAACCATACTGAGTTTACCATATTCTTATTAAACAAAAGGAAGAGTTACCAGATTCTGATTTATCTTTTTACTATATATGTATCGATGCTTTGTGGTAAAAATGAGATGCAACTTTGAATTGGGAACAAATAAATTAACTACACTGTGAAACCAATGGAAACATACATTAATTTGGCCAACCTTGTATCTAGTATTGATCGAATATTAATCAAATGAGATGCAACTTTGAATTAGGAACAAATAAATGAACTACACTGTGAAACCAATGGAAACATATATACATTTGGCCAACCTTGTATCTAGTATTGATCGAATATTAATCAAACTAGAAATAAAAGTTGTCAATTGCTTACCTTTAAGGGTTTATAATTAGGTAATAGTTTTATCTGAAGTAATTAGCAAGTTTAATCACCTACATTATATGTGGTAATTAGTTTGCCTACACTACTTTACCTAAAGGTAAATCCTTCACGATTAatcgcctaatcctctatttaatttttaaaaaaaaaaaatccttcacGATTAATTAAAGGCATGATTCACCAAATTTAGTTTTACCACATTCTTATTAATTATTCAAAGAGAAAACGTAATATGCATCAATGTGCTCACTGACTTGCATCATTTGCCtcgaaccaaaaaaaaaaaattatgtttcaCAACATCAGCGACTGGGATATTTAGGGGTTTAACAGTCACATACTTGCAAAGTTGCAGTTTCAAATTCTAAATTAGCTCAATCATATCACTTTCTTTCAATTCTAAATTTTAAATTGAATGATGTAACATATAATTTTTCTCGTATTATCACTATTTTTTCTCCTCTAATTGAAAACGAAACTAGGTCCAGGAAGATGTGGTGTGGAATGAGAGACATTAATACTGGTGACTTGTCCAGGAGTATAATCTACGTAAATATTGTTGGGTAGCTTGAATCATACCATACctctttattgtttcattgAAAACTCTAGCGTTTGTTAGATGCCTGCTATCTCCAAAACAAGCAAACGTACCCTGATTTCTCTGAAGCCCTGCAAAAGCTTCATTTATGATTCATATGGTTGGGTCTTACCTCATCATTTACTTGTCCATGCCATATTTGCTTCTATCTAGGGTTTAATAAATACAGCTAGAGAAAGAAGCAATTATATTATACCATAGTCTTTAATTTTGGGACAATTCTTAGGTGTGACcttgggtgaatgagcatatttaccatctcttgcgattaaggcgtgataactttataattttctaatccgacCATTCACATTTATAAcataatacaaagattagctctgtaaaaaaccaatcaaattgaagactttttagttattcatttatatgaaatatatAGACGGTTCattataatagtagtaagtgttgttagaacaatccatttgtttttttttttttttttgagaataagaaacCTTTATTGATAATAACCAAAATTACATCATacgggaatgaccggtggtggacataaactccccactctcctccctaaaatctaaaccagttacgggtccgtcatcaAAAATGACCTCCATGAGCCgaaagggcccaacccctaaccaaaccAATCGCCCCTCAACTCGGGCTACAGCATAAAGCAATTTCCGAGAGTCACGATAAATCCCTGCAGCCAACATAACAAACAGCCACTTCCCCTTCAtccacaccgtgtcccaatccaaccagaccacgtgcaagagcAAGTCACTACCacattgacaacaagaaaacacCGAGAGTAAAACATGTAGTCCCCGGACATAACGCCATATCAACGGCACTTCATCCATACTAACCCAAGAGACAAAGTACATCCTCACAGCCAACCTCAAGAGGAAAGATACTCCCTTCAACACCATGGCCCAAAACCGCCAGACCATGTGCAGGAGCTTCTCCCCATTACTTTGACCACAAAAAGGTAAATTGAATTCCTGGGAATAACACGACACACCTACCATAACAATACTccaaaaccctagctcaaaggagtagggacttattagacTAAGCCAAAAACCtaaactaaaaactgaaatagcactaaaaaacaaaaaaataccatCGGAATCCATAGAATTGCCTAGAAGAACCTCCGGCGAATTACCAAGATCCCTCCCGCCAAGCTCGGCCCAACCAccaatcttccaaaccaagaccGTCAGAGCTGCAGATCGCTCATTCCTCCGCCAGCCTCGCCTCGAACGATCCGGTGCCATCCAACCACACCACCAACCTTCATAGACCTCCGCCCAAATCAGTGATCGAACCCAAAAGAGCAGCATATCCCTTTTGGAATCACCACTGATAGGAGAACCCCAATCCCGCCGCCGATCAACCCCACTCCAGTACCACTCTGCACCTACGATCGCCCAAGACCATAGAAGGTCAGATCGAAATCGATCTACCCACCCTGACATCCACCTCCCTTCCATCTCTCCTAGACCACGCTTGAGATTGAAACCTGCCAAAGTTGCCAGAAATCTGAGAATTCCGAGGAGGAAAGTGCCCGTCCGGCTGCACGCGCCAAACGCCGACGAGACCAGAGGCCCACGCCGACGCGGGTGCGCCGCCGGACGAGGAAGATTTTTGTCGAGGGAAACCCTAGCTATGAGAGAGAACGAGagcgttttttttttgtacagactttttttaaatgactgGATGTGTTAGTGCTTGATAGACTTGAAATCAAGGAATTTTGAAcaatccatttgtttgattcaattagataattaaacgatttctgattcgattgatttttttacaAAGAGAATCTTTAAAGGCTTATTTAAAATATGAactgttggattataaatttattaagtaaaaatatattaatcgaCAATAAgagtgaatatgctcattcatcCGTACCTAAAAATTGTTCTTAATTTTGAGTACCTTCCAAATATGAGTTTGAAACAAAACTTATAATATGGGGCCATAGGGGGCGTCCATACTTGTTCAATTTATCTCTCTCAACTTGGATACCATGCCATGATCGACAAATCACAATAAGAGAAAGAATTGTGGGAAGCTTTTGCCGACAACTGTGTTTAAATATAGCATATTTCGTGTGCAAGTATATATATACTGTgtttataagaaatgaaaagctgCTAAATAATTAGACTTTGGATTAGGTAGATTTACCAAATTAATCACATGATAATGCTTAAATAAGTCACTAAATTTAATTAAGAAAAACATTCTGCggtttcattaattaagctTTAAGAACAGCTGCACCGgctctttttcaaaaaaaaaaaaaatcatttgcgCGTGAAGATCATGAAATTCCTTCTATCATATAAGCATGCATAAAACAAGGGAATGATATTCGAGCTAATTAGATTTATTAGGTACTTGTCCGACCAGACAATCTCATACATGAACAAATTTAAAGAATACAAGTATATTAAGATCGATGTTATTTGATCCTTGTGCTTTTGATAAAGAACAACAAAATGTATTCTTTACAAGATATTTTTGGATCAACCAAAAATTTTGGGCTTAAACTGTGAAATTAACGTGTTTTTGATGATGTCAAAGATGCCAGCTCCCAGTCCTATTTATATTGTTAGAAGCAACCGTATTCGTGATCGACAATTATTCATTTGATTCTAATAATTGTGTCTCATATACAGTCACGCTTTCCATCGATCGTACATATAATTGACAATAATTGATTTCAGTTTATGTAATGATAGATGTACTCCTTCTGCATATATAGTTTTTACTCTTTTACGTACTCAtgcttttcttcatggagaAAAAAGAGTACACTACAAACCATCTACATGTTTTCAACTAATTAATCTATCGattgtcccaaaaaaaagaaaaactactTAAGCTatcgaaacaaaaaaaaaaaatggaagccAACTAACTAAAGGAAGTGCTAGGAGTATAGAAATatagaaataaaacaaatggTGACCCAAAGTGGTAAGAAATTTTCTTCTATAGCACATGCACGGTAGTACACGAATAAATCTAATTTTTATAAATAAGTTGGCTAAAAACTTGAGActtttatgttttgataataCGATAAtttacaatatatgttaaaagaaaatttaaaatattaCCCTCTTCATATAATTTAGATAATAATTTAGTACTACTTTCTAACTTCTAAGTTTCTGAAGCTAAGTACTTAATTAAATTCTTTGACCTAGCCgctcgctctgctagggttttcgcAGAAATTTTCTTCGACCAAAATCTCCAAAACTTTTCTCTGGACTCTAATGCAGACTCCTGCTGGCACTATGGCTGTGCGTCCTCCTGCTGATTCCGCCAGGGTGTCATTGGGTGAGGCGGGGCGGGCTGCGCTGCAAGATAACAACTGGTATATGGTTGGGCGACTGCTAGGGGCGAAGTCGCGTTTTCCTGGTTTCAAGGGCACCATTGCTTCGATCTGGTGTCTCAAATCCGGTCTTTCTGTTCATGATGCCGGAGATCgcttccttttccaattcactCATGAAGCTGATCGTAATAGAGCGCTGTATGGCGGGCCGTGGTTCTACAGAAACACAATGCTGTTAGTAGGGGAGTATGATGGCGTTGGCTCAGTGGAGAAGGTTCCTCTGTGGAAGATGGAGACATGGATTACGGTCCAGGGTTTGCCATTGGCCCTTCGCAACAAGCATGCCTTAAACCTGATTGGATCTGCGGTTGGTCAGGTTATTCGTTTTGATCAATCGGCTCTTCGTAGGAAGGAGGAGGAGCAGAGGATCCGATTGGTGATGGATACGCGTTGGAGGGTGCGTACTTGGATGGTCTTTGAATTCTCTCCCATGGTGCAGCCTGAGATTACTCTTATTTATGATAAAGTTAAGGGTTTCTGTAGGGACTGCGGTTTATTCGAGCATGAGGCTTCAGGGTGTGATGGTTTCTTGCTGACAGAGAAGGAAGCGATTCAGAATGGGCCTCCAGCAGCGGCGATGGCCGGTTTGTCATTAGACATGGGTGCTCTCCCTCTGGAACCAAAGCCAGCTCCGATGACGGAACCGATGCCTTCTGCTGAGATTGGGGGAATGGTTATGGAACTGGAGGTGCAACCGGATGGTGAGCTGCATGATTCCCAGTTGCTGGGAGTGGTGGAAGCCCATGAAGCACATGGAAGTGACATGCTGCATGGTTCCAAGATTGATGGAAGTACAATATGTGAATCTTTAGGCTTGAGTCAGAACAATGGGGTCAACTGGCTCAAGAATTGGCAGAAGCTCTTCCCAAGTGGTGCTAAGTCAGCCACCCTGCCAACCAACTGTTGGACCACAGTGAAGAAAGGCCTCCTGAAGCCGAGGGTTGATTTGGGTTCGACTAGTTTGGTTGCTGCTGGTACCAAGAGAAAAGCGAAATATGATTTGCTTAATGCGGGTAAGAAGATGTTGTCGCTTCCAGCTCCTGCTCTCAGAGTGGATGAAAACATTGCTTTGGTCTTACAACATACAAATGGGCAGCTTATAATCTCGCCcacgaaaaagaagaagttgggtCGTCCTCGGGGTAGTAAAAATAAGCCGAAGGCTGCTAGGAATTTGGATCCGGAGCTGCCTGCGAGGAAATCTCGTAAATGGAAGAGTCATACTGACTCTGGTACTGCGCATGAATCCGCAGGTAGCTTGTCCAAGGACAAGGTTATTGCTGAGGTTGAGGCATTGGATACAAAAGGTGATGGAGTTTAGGGTGAATTTTCATCCTCGTCTCCTAGTactatttaatttctttttcaggTCGCATGAGCTATTAACTCTGTTGTTTTTTTAATCCTTCGGAGGTCTTAGTTcttgtttataataaaagtgcCTAActttaaaaggtgggtgtacttggGGTATTTGGTTTCTTATTCTATCTTTAGAGTAGGATTTTAAAGTACTCTGTAAACGACGTTTTATGACGACCCTTAGGGGTACGTcgttttgtactgcttgctaaatTATAATGAATGGTTGAcctttttactcaaaaaaaaaaaaaaaacttctaagTTTCTGTAACCTTTACCAATGCTAAATTAATCTCGAACAATAAATCAATAGTTGTCGATCTCGATATGTATGATTAATTTTATGGTACGTACGTTGACTTCGAATTCTTGAAATTGATTCACAGCATCATGCATCAACTCATATTGAAGATTTCAATGTGTACATTTTCTTTAATTGGTTGGCAGCAATAGAAAATCATATAATATTTTGTTCATATCATGTATAGAAATAAAGAAATAGTATCAATTGGTCGGCAGCAAAATCGATGATAGCATGTCGATCATGTAGTCAAATTTGCGATTGGCTGACCACGACTGCTATTGCTACCTTCGACACGGCAGTACACCGGTGTAAATCAGAAATTCAGAATAGGTTTGCGTTGTACTCGTTATTTTCCTCTTCATAAAAAAGGTAAGAAAGGAGTAGTTTCATAAAATGAGTGTATGTACGCGCGTAGGtctggcaacgtgcgggtatagtgcgggtacggtgcgggttcttaacgggtcgGGTTTTTAACTGGCCGACCcggtaagaacccgttagcttaacgggtttcaCGGGCTAAACccggcgggtttgcgggttttccgttggaacccgttaaaacccgtaaacttttttttaattttttttttttactttttatcaaagcaattaaaaccaattaagacttataTATATCCccctcatttgccattttctctatatgaacttttttagttttatattttgaaattttttattttctatctttttagattttttttccttttcttttttgacaaaaaataattcacaaatcacaattatacgactaTCCAACAGTCGCACCCTCACAAATCACCAAGAGGAttatctttaccgatttatatgatgatccaatggttggatcacctagaggatcatctttaccgatttatacgatgatccaaccgtcagatcctcacggattgcccttagtttcatcctctcaaaattatacgacgatccaacagttagaacctcacggatcacctagatgatcatctttaccaatttattcgatgatccaacggtcagatcctcaaggatcgccct
Coding sequences:
- the LOC112172396 gene encoding probable indole-3-pyruvate monooxygenase YUCCA10 yields the protein MPEAVVIIVGAGPSGLAVAGCLSRLEIPYLLLERDDCFASLWKKYSYDRLHLHLQKQFCELPHMSFPSSCPTYLPKKQYIQYLDDYVAHFKISPMYQRNVESASYDQDSERWVVKTMNKEEGCGGEEEEFLGRFLVVASGETTNPYVPEIEGLSSFDGEVLHSTRFKSGVEFKNKNVLVVGSGNSGMEIALDLANHGAKTSIIVRSPVHFLSRRMVYLALVLLRYLSLSKVDSFMVLLSKLVYGDLTKYGIARPKEGPFFMKIKYGKYPAIDVGTCSKIKSGEIQILPAEIGSIRGNDVELKNGKSYQFESIVFCTGFKRSTSLWLKGDDYLLKEDGIPRPSFPNHWKGQKGLYCVGLSRRGLYGSREDAQNIANDIKSSL